In one window of Miscanthus floridulus cultivar M001 chromosome 12, ASM1932011v1, whole genome shotgun sequence DNA:
- the LOC136497536 gene encoding uncharacterized protein encodes MASSKMLLAALCVVALLAVRSESHGLGDFPSGETTPQMQNFFKPEAEALPESLDGSSMPAATMAAKPEATAIPTTTTTMATTADTSAATAGTVAKSSATPRRSVSVAAGVACGVAAVAVVGIAAAVAYVVRGRRGARRGTAVQLGSSP; translated from the coding sequence ATGGCGTCCAGCAAGATGCTGCTCGCCGCGCTGTGCGTGGTGGCGCTGCTCGCGGTGCGGTCGGAGTCCCACGGCCTGGGGGACTTCCCGAGCGGCGAGACGACGCCGCAGATGCAGAACTTCTTCAAGCCCGAGGCCGAGGCGCTCCCGGAGTCCCTCGACGGCTCCTCCATgcccgccgccaccatggccgccaaGCCGGAGGCCACGGCGAtcccgaccaccaccaccaccatggccacgacGGCGGACACCTCCGCCGCGACTGCAGGCACGGTGGCGAAGTCGTCAGCCACGCCGCGCAGGTCCGTGTCCGTGGCCGCCGGCGTGGCCTGCGGCGTGGCTGCTGTGGCCGTGGTCGGCATCGCGGCCGCCGTGGCGTACGTGGTGCGCGGcaggcgcggcgcgcggcgcggcacGGCGGTGCAGCTCGGCTCCTCCCCGTGA